Within Wyeomyia smithii strain HCP4-BCI-WySm-NY-G18 chromosome 2, ASM2978416v1, whole genome shotgun sequence, the genomic segment atgtaaaccatgtcacagtgtacaaaacgggtaatacctaacacttcaaaccatcccttccagcataaaatggcatccttccatcatatgatccaccgcatggaaactttacctctaagtgaagaagccaagcaaaaggaactggaatatattttcgaaattgctaaacttaatggctacaatgaaagtatcattcaagtcattgttgataaaaagaagcgtgctcaaattcggaaatcttttacaacactcaccccaataacagaaatctgaaaagggtagccgttgaatatgacgttaacttgacacgcccacttcgttcgccccacccaactcaaaacaaaattggggtctaccaaagaccctattgataccctgaacaaagctggaatttataaaattgcatgcagtcactgtgacatggtttacattggacaaactaaacgtaacctaaggatacgtttcaaagaacatttcgcagaagtgacaaaagcaagtaaagtttcaaaaaatgccccaccacaccttttcaaatcaaaagtggctgaacatatttttaacgaggaacatccactagcTTCGggtaacattcacctcctccgccccgttaataatttatggaaattagacgtagctgaaagtttagaaatttataaacaacactcatgcacgcttctcaacaaagacgcaggtaatcacccctcatggctattcaatctgctccccaaaaaccccagacatggtacggtaaacaatcgaccgcataatcccctacctaactccatttaagagtgctaaattttcatttttacctactacaaataaaaaacaggatttacgctttgctctttaccagtccacataagcactgaggaagactgcaagtcacagtcgaaatatatatttgcggactgaatttcaatatttatttccaagaAATTTAgaagagtataacggaaaccgataactatttctttgatttcactatggacatacttgttacctctaaaaacatttacctaccaaatttggttgtatttggttgattggttctcgagctgtgcgaaattcgtgtttcatttgtatgggacccctcccttgtagaagagagaggggtgtcaatccattatggatatatttttcacccctaaaaacatccacctaccaaatttggctctatttacttggttagttctcgagtggagtagaaatttgtgtttcatttatatgggacccctcccttccggaggagggaagggtgtcgaaccatcatgGACATAGTTTttgctcctaaaaacatccacatgccaaatttggttccatttgcttggttagttttcgagatgtgcagaaatttgtgttccatttgtatgggacccctcccttgcagaagacaGAGGGGTCtagaactatcttagtcacctttcccggcccctaaaacccctatatacaaaatttcacgccgatcggttcggtagtttccaagcctatatgaatcagacagacagacagagctgcatttttatgtgTTTAGATAACACCACATTACGCGACGCGACGTGAGACCAgacaaacaacacttattgttcttacaacataAAAAACGCATTAAAATTTATctttagtcgaccggtttcgggctgtTACCGCCCATCTTCGGGACTTTGTCCAGACTAGTTGTTTTTTCTCTCCGTACGCTGTGGGCGTTCGAAAAGAGAAAAGATTTACTGCACTCTCAGTTTCGTCAGTCCGAATAAGCAGGATGTAACAGGGGGATCGTCTTCATTCATTAATCGTTCCTGTGAATTGCTAATGAAGTACGACTCCCATGCATTCAATTGAGATGCTTTCCTAACGTTTTTAATTAATTTCGCTTCTTTCCAATCAATCACGTGGTCACAACCGATTGCATGGGCGGCTACACTTGATTCGCTTGTTTTTCCGTTATCAACGGCAGCTTTGTGTTCTTTCAAGCGCACTTTAACCTTACGgcgagtttgtccaatgtaaactgaAGGGCAATTTTGACAAGGTATCCTGTAAATGCCTGAATTCTCGTCTGGAGGAACCTTGTCCTTCAAATTGCACAGTAAATCACGTAATGTGTTGTCACTTTTATGTACAACCTGAAGCCCTTGCCGTTTCAGTATTGCTTTGATCGGGTTGGTAATCTTTGGGTAGAACGGCAGGTTGACTCTTTTGATTTCTTCTCGTTCTGGTTGCAGCGTTGTTGACATTTGTCTATGTCGTTTGCGTAGGTGTGTTTGGAGAATTTTATTCACGAATCCTTCTTCGTAGCCATTTACCTCAGCCGCTTTGTGAATATGCTCATTTTCTTCGGCAAACTCTGCGTTTTCCATCGGTATATTATACAGGCGATGTGCCATTGAATGAAAGGCCGCCTGCTTTTGACCGCCAAAGTGGTTCGAATCCGATGTTATATAGCGATCAGTTGATGTCGGTTTACAGTAGATACTGAATTTTAATAATCTATCCTCCTTTCTGGTTATTAATAGGTCCAAAAACGGTAGCTTTCCATTCTCCTCTCGCTCTACTGTGAATTTTATAGAGCTGTGCCGAGAGTTGAGCATTTCCAAAGTTTGGTCCAGGTAGCGTTCTTTTACCGGAGCGAAAATGTCGTCTACATAGCGCTTCCATACACGtgggaaatatttttctttctgaGCCTCGTCTCCAAAATCGCTCATAAAGAGGTTTGCTAACAACGGCGACAGTTTACTTCCCATACTTAACCCAAAGGTCTGTTTCCAGTATTTTCCCCTGAAGCTGAAGAAATTCTGATTCATGCATATTTCTGCTACTAGAAGGTAAGCTTCAACGTGGTGGTGTGGCGCACGACTACGTTCCAAGTGTTGGCGTAAACTTTTTAACGCGTCTGAACCTGGTACGCTTGGAAAAAGTGCTGCTACATCAAACGATACCAGGATTTCCCCACGTCTCAACTCAAACCCTTCTAACTGCTCGACTAACTCCACAGAATTTTTCACACTTTTGCCATGCTTTATTGGGTATTTTCTCATTTCGTCCACCAGCCAAGCTGCCATCTTTTCGGTTGGTGTACGAATGTTTGATGAAATAGGTCGCATTCCCACTGGGTCTTCGTGGATTTTCGGCAAGCAGTAGAGCGAGGCCACCGTCGGGTTGGAAACATAAAATTTTCTCTCCAGTTTATCCTCTCCCATCAGACGTGCAACATTCTGTCGCGCAAAGGTAGCCTCTTCGATCAAAGGTAGCCACGCGACGCGACGCGAGACCAGACAAAAGGTAACAGCCCGAAACTGGTCGACTAAAGG encodes:
- the LOC129720131 gene encoding uncharacterized protein LOC129720131 — encoded protein: MGSKLSPLLANLFMSDFGDEAQKEKYFPRVWKRYVDDIFAPVKERYLDQTLEMLNSRHSSIKFTVEREENGKLPFLDLLITRKEDRLLKFSIYCKPTSTDRYITSDSNHFGGQKQAAFHSMAHRLYNIPMENAEFAEENEHIHKAAEVNGYEEGFVNKILQTHLRKRHRQMSTTLQPEREEIKRVNLPFYPKITNPIKAILKRQGLQVVHKSDNTLRDLLCNLKDKVPPDENSGIYRIPCQNCPSVYIGQTRRKVKVRLKEHKAAVDNGKTSESSVAAHAIGCDHVIDWKEAKLIKNVRKASQLNAWESYFISNSQERLMNEDDPPVTSCLFGLTKLRVQ